The following are from one region of the Erwinia billingiae Eb661 genome:
- a CDS encoding MFS transporter: MNDNKMTPVELRATWGLGTVFSLRMLGMFMVLPVLTTYGMALQGASEALIGLAIGIYGLAQAVFQIPFGLLSDRIGRKPLIVGGLLIFVLGSVIAASTTSIWGVILGRALQGSGAIAAAVMALLSDLTREQNRTKAMAFIGISFGVTFAIAMVLGPIITHALGLHALFWMIACLATLGIVITLWVVPSTPNHILNRESGMVKGTFKAVLTNPRLVKLNFGILCLHILLMSSFVALPGEFERAGFPAEQHWKVYLVTMLVAFCGVIPFIIYAEVKRRMKRVFVSCVALMLIAEIVLWGAGSNFWTLVVGVQLFFIGFNLMEAILPSLISKESPPGYKGTAMGLYSTSQFLGVAIGGSMGGWVFGHFDAQSVFVVGSLVAAIWLLVSCTMKEPPYVSSLRIMLDDSTLDKSVLEQRLKAQPGVAAVFIVPEEKSAYVKIDSKVTNRAEIEKLVAEAA; this comes from the coding sequence ATGAACGATAATAAAATGACTCCAGTCGAGTTGCGTGCGACATGGGGTTTGGGGACGGTATTTTCCCTGCGTATGTTGGGAATGTTTATGGTCTTGCCCGTCCTGACCACTTACGGCATGGCATTGCAGGGAGCAAGTGAAGCACTGATTGGACTCGCCATTGGCATCTACGGTTTAGCGCAAGCCGTTTTCCAAATCCCCTTCGGATTATTGTCGGACCGTATTGGCCGCAAACCGTTAATCGTCGGTGGACTCCTGATTTTCGTTCTCGGCAGCGTCATTGCCGCGAGCACCACTTCCATCTGGGGCGTGATCCTGGGCCGTGCGTTGCAGGGTTCCGGTGCGATTGCCGCCGCGGTGATGGCGTTGCTTTCCGATTTAACCCGTGAACAGAACCGTACCAAAGCGATGGCCTTTATTGGTATCAGCTTCGGCGTGACCTTTGCCATTGCGATGGTGCTGGGCCCGATCATTACCCATGCTCTTGGCCTGCATGCGCTGTTCTGGATGATCGCCTGTCTGGCGACCTTAGGCATTGTGATCACCCTGTGGGTGGTGCCGTCGACGCCGAACCATATTCTGAATCGCGAATCGGGCATGGTGAAAGGCACCTTCAAAGCCGTGCTGACCAATCCGCGCCTGGTGAAGCTGAACTTTGGCATCCTGTGCCTGCATATTCTGCTGATGTCGAGCTTCGTCGCCCTACCGGGTGAGTTTGAGCGCGCAGGTTTCCCTGCGGAGCAGCACTGGAAAGTCTATCTGGTCACCATGCTGGTCGCCTTCTGCGGCGTGATCCCGTTTATCATTTACGCGGAAGTGAAGCGTCGCATGAAGCGGGTATTTGTCAGCTGTGTTGCTCTGATGCTGATTGCAGAGATCGTGCTGTGGGGTGCGGGAAGTAATTTCTGGACGCTGGTGGTCGGTGTGCAGCTGTTCTTTATTGGCTTTAACCTGATGGAAGCCATTTTACCGTCGCTGATCAGTAAAGAGTCACCGCCGGGTTATAAAGGCACCGCAATGGGCCTCTATTCCACCAGCCAGTTTTTAGGCGTGGCCATTGGCGGCAGCATGGGCGGTTGGGTATTCGGTCATTTTGATGCGCAATCGGTGTTCGTGGTCGGCAGCCTGGTGGCGGCGATCTGGCTACTGGTGAGCTGTACAATGAAGGAACCGCCGTATGTCAGCAGCTTACGCATCATGTTGGATGACAGTACCTTAGACAAGAGCGTGCTGGAGCAGCGTCTTAAAGCGCAACCGGGCGTGGCCGCGGTGTTTATCGTGCCGGAAGAGAAAAGTGCTTACGTGAAGATCGACAGCAAGGTGACCAACCGCGCAGAGATCGAAAAGCTGGTCGCCGAAGCGGCCTGA
- a CDS encoding cytochrome o ubiquinol oxidase subunit III, producing MSTETLTKHHDAHAEHGHHDAGANKVFGFWIYLMSDCIIFATLFATFGVMVNSTAGGPAGKDIFELPFVLGETALLLLSSITYGFAVISMNKGSKGSVISWLMLTFLFGAGFIAMEIYEFHHLIMEGFGPQRSGFLSAFFTLVGTHGLHVTSGLIWMAVLMYQVSKRGLTPTNRTRILCLSLFWHFLDVVWICVFTIVYLMGAM from the coding sequence ATGTCGACTGAAACTCTGACTAAGCACCACGACGCCCATGCGGAGCATGGGCATCACGATGCAGGAGCCAATAAAGTCTTTGGCTTCTGGATCTACCTGATGAGCGACTGCATCATCTTTGCCACCCTGTTTGCAACCTTCGGTGTGATGGTTAACAGCACCGCGGGTGGCCCGGCTGGTAAAGATATTTTCGAACTGCCGTTCGTTCTCGGTGAAACCGCCCTGCTTCTGTTGAGCTCCATTACCTATGGTTTTGCAGTTATCAGCATGAACAAAGGCAGCAAAGGCTCAGTGATTAGCTGGCTGATGCTGACTTTCCTGTTCGGTGCCGGTTTCATCGCGATGGAAATCTATGAATTCCATCACCTGATTATGGAAGGGTTTGGTCCGCAGCGCAGTGGCTTCCTGTCAGCGTTCTTCACGCTGGTTGGGACGCACGGTCTGCACGTAACCTCTGGCCTGATCTGGATGGCGGTACTGATGTACCAAGTCTCCAAACGTGGTCTGACGCCGACTAACCGTACCCGTATCCTGTGTCTGAGCCTGTTCTGGCACTTCCTGGATGTGGTATGGATTTGTGTATTCACCATTGTCTACCTGATGGGAGCCATGTAA
- a CDS encoding YajQ family cyclic di-GMP-binding protein — MPSFDIVSEIDMQEVRNAVENANREISSRFDFRNVTASYELIEKNESIKVLSESDFQVKQLIDILRERLLKRGIEGAALEIPEEIEHSGKTWSVEAKMKKGIPADVAKKLVKLIKDSKIKVQTQIQGEELRVTGKSRDDLQGAMALVRGGDLGQPFQFKNFRD, encoded by the coding sequence ATGCCATCTTTCGATATCGTTTCAGAAATTGACATGCAGGAAGTCCGAAATGCGGTGGAAAATGCCAACCGCGAAATCTCAAGCCGTTTCGATTTTCGTAACGTGACCGCCAGCTATGAGCTGATTGAGAAAAACGAGTCTATCAAGGTGTTAAGCGAGTCTGACTTTCAGGTTAAACAGCTGATTGATATTCTGCGCGAAAGGCTGCTGAAGCGTGGCATTGAAGGCGCGGCGCTGGAGATCCCGGAAGAGATTGAGCACAGCGGTAAAACCTGGAGCGTGGAAGCCAAAATGAAAAAAGGCATTCCTGCGGATGTGGCGAAAAAGCTGGTTAAGCTGATCAAAGACAGCAAAATCAAAGTGCAGACGCAGATTCAGGGTGAAGAATTACGCGTGACGGGGAAATCTCGTGATGACCTGCAGGGCGCAATGGCGCTGGTGCGTGGTGGTGATTTGGGACAGCCTTTCCAGTTTAAAAACTTCCGCGACTAA
- the cyoE gene encoding heme o synthase, whose protein sequence is MIKQYLQVTKPGIIFGNLISVIGGFLLASKGSIDYPLFLSTLVGVSLVVASGCVYNNFIDRDIDVKMERTRNRVLVKGLISPTVSLVYATVLGIAGFALLYFGANPLAMWLAVMGFVVYVGVYSLYMKRNSVYGTLIGSLSGAAPPVIGYCAVTSHFDAGALILLAIFSLWQMPHSYAIAIFRFKDYQAANIPVLPVVKGISVAKNHITMYIIAFMVATLMLTLGGYAGYKYLVVAAAVSVWWLGMALSGYKTQNDRVWARKLFVFSIVAITALSVMMSVDFMAPASKDLLTMVR, encoded by the coding sequence ATGATTAAGCAATACCTGCAAGTAACGAAACCAGGAATTATTTTCGGAAATTTAATTTCTGTGATTGGGGGGTTCCTGCTGGCCTCGAAAGGCAGCATCGACTATCCCCTGTTTCTCTCCACCTTAGTCGGCGTTTCGCTGGTGGTCGCATCAGGTTGTGTTTATAACAACTTTATCGACCGTGACATCGACGTAAAAATGGAGAGGACCAGAAATCGAGTGCTGGTTAAAGGCCTCATTTCTCCGACAGTCTCTCTGGTTTATGCAACCGTTCTGGGTATTGCTGGATTCGCGTTGTTGTATTTCGGAGCAAACCCGCTGGCCATGTGGCTGGCGGTGATGGGCTTTGTGGTTTATGTCGGCGTTTACAGCCTGTACATGAAGCGCAATTCTGTGTACGGCACGTTGATTGGTAGTCTTTCTGGCGCTGCGCCGCCGGTAATTGGCTACTGTGCCGTCACCAGCCATTTCGATGCGGGTGCCTTGATCCTGCTGGCTATCTTTAGCCTGTGGCAGATGCCGCATTCTTATGCGATTGCGATCTTCCGCTTTAAAGATTACCAGGCAGCGAATATCCCGGTTCTGCCGGTGGTAAAAGGCATCTCCGTGGCAAAAAACCATATTACGATGTACATCATCGCCTTTATGGTTGCCACCCTGATGCTGACGCTGGGCGGTTATGCCGGCTACAAATATCTGGTGGTTGCTGCGGCAGTCAGCGTGTGGTGGTTGGGGATGGCGCTTTCAGGTTACAAAACGCAGAACGATCGCGTTTGGGCCCGTAAGCTGTTTGTCTTCTCTATCGTCGCCATTACCGCACTGAGCGTTATGATGTCGGTCGATTTCATGGCTCCGGCCTCGAAAGACCTGCTGACGATGGTCAGGTAA
- the xseB gene encoding exodeoxyribonuclease VII small subunit — protein sequence MPKKAEQPASFETSLQQLEQIVSRLESGDLPLEEALNEFERGVQLARAGQQKLQAAEQRVQILLSDDKDADLQPFTPENE from the coding sequence ATGCCTAAAAAAGCCGAACAGCCAGCCAGCTTCGAAACCTCTCTGCAGCAGCTGGAGCAGATTGTATCCCGTCTTGAAAGCGGTGACCTGCCGCTGGAAGAAGCGCTGAATGAATTTGAACGCGGCGTGCAGCTCGCACGTGCGGGCCAGCAAAAACTGCAGGCCGCTGAACAGCGCGTGCAGATCCTGTTGAGCGACGATAAAGACGCTGACCTGCAGCCCTTCACGCCGGAAAATGAGTAA
- the thiI gene encoding tRNA uracil 4-sulfurtransferase ThiI has product MKFIIKLFPEITIKSQTVRLRFIKILTTNIRNVLKDSDETLAVVRHWDHIEVRSKDDSKRSVLVEGLQRIPGIHHILDVEDRAYTDMHDIFEQTLELNRDRIEGKTFAVRVKRRGKHDFSSQDVERYVGGGLNQHVASAQVKLNHPQVTVNLEIEDDRMLLVTGRHEGIGGFPIGTQEDVLSLISGGFDSGVSSYMLMRRGCRVHYCFFNLGGAAHEIGVRQVAHYLWNRFGRSHKVRFVAINFEPVVGEILEKVEDGQMGVVLKRMMVRAASQIAERYDVQALVTGEALGQVSSQTLTNLRLIDNASDTLILRPLISHDKEHIINLARHIGTEDFARTMPEYCGVISKSPTVKAVKAKIEAEEQNFDFAILDRMVAEATNVDIRRIAEDTEQEVVEVETVVSFGPEDMVLDIRSADEQDDRPLELEGVEVKGLPFYKLSTQFGNLDQSKTWLLYCDRGVMSRLQALYLHEQGFKNVKVYRP; this is encoded by the coding sequence ATGAAGTTTATCATTAAGTTATTCCCCGAAATCACCATCAAAAGTCAGACCGTTCGCCTGCGTTTTATTAAAATCCTGACGACGAATATCCGTAACGTGCTGAAGGACAGCGATGAAACGCTGGCCGTGGTCCGTCACTGGGACCATATCGAAGTGCGTTCAAAGGACGATAGCAAGCGTTCCGTACTGGTTGAAGGGCTGCAGCGCATCCCCGGCATTCACCATATCCTCGACGTGGAAGATCGTGCTTATACCGATATGCACGACATCTTTGAGCAGACGCTGGAGCTGAACCGCGATCGTATTGAAGGGAAAACCTTTGCTGTCCGCGTGAAGCGCCGGGGCAAGCATGATTTCAGCTCGCAGGATGTGGAGCGTTACGTTGGCGGCGGGCTCAATCAGCACGTGGCCAGCGCCCAGGTGAAACTGAATCACCCGCAGGTGACGGTGAATCTGGAAATTGAAGACGATCGTATGCTGTTAGTGACCGGCCGTCATGAAGGCATCGGTGGCTTCCCGATCGGCACTCAGGAAGATGTCCTGTCGCTGATTTCCGGCGGCTTCGACTCCGGCGTATCCAGCTATATGCTGATGCGTCGCGGTTGCCGCGTGCATTACTGCTTCTTCAACCTTGGCGGCGCAGCGCACGAAATCGGCGTTCGTCAGGTGGCGCATTATCTGTGGAACCGTTTTGGTCGCTCGCACAAGGTGCGTTTTGTGGCGATCAACTTCGAGCCGGTGGTCGGTGAGATCCTCGAGAAAGTGGAAGACGGTCAGATGGGCGTAGTGCTGAAGCGCATGATGGTGCGTGCCGCATCTCAAATCGCCGAGCGTTATGACGTGCAGGCGCTGGTAACCGGTGAAGCGCTTGGCCAGGTGTCCAGCCAGACGCTGACCAACCTGCGCTTAATTGATAACGCCAGCGACACGCTGATCCTGCGCCCGCTGATTTCCCATGATAAAGAGCACATCATTAATCTGGCGCGTCATATCGGTACGGAAGATTTTGCCCGTACCATGCCGGAATACTGCGGTGTGATTTCCAAAAGCCCAACCGTCAAAGCGGTCAAGGCGAAGATCGAAGCGGAAGAGCAGAACTTCGATTTTGCTATTCTCGATCGGATGGTCGCAGAAGCCACCAACGTCGATATCCGTCGTATTGCGGAAGATACCGAGCAGGAAGTGGTTGAAGTCGAAACGGTGGTGTCATTCGGCCCGGAAGATATGGTGCTGGATATCCGTTCTGCCGATGAGCAGGACGATCGTCCGCTGGAGCTGGAAGGGGTGGAAGTGAAAGGCCTGCCGTTTTATAAGCTCAGTACCCAGTTCGGCAATCTGGACCAAAGCAAAACCTGGCTGCTTTACTGCGATCGCGGCGTAATGAGCCGTCTGCAGGCCCTTTACCTGCACGAGCAGGGCTTCAAAAATGTGAAGGTCTATCGTCCGTAG
- the yajL gene encoding protein deglycase YajL — MSENASVLVCLAPGSEETEAVTTIDLLVRAGLNVTTASVTDDGSREIRCSRGVRLIADAPLVEVADNDFAAIVLPGGLKGAEAFRDSPLLVETVRQFHLSGRIVAAICAAAGTVLIPHNLFPIGNMTGFPGLRETIPDEKWMDKRVVWDPRVNLLTSQAPGTSIDFALKLIDLILGRDKAHEVAKQLVVAAGIYDYREWIE, encoded by the coding sequence ATGAGCGAGAACGCATCGGTACTGGTTTGCCTGGCACCTGGCAGTGAAGAAACGGAAGCGGTCACCACTATCGACCTGCTGGTGCGCGCCGGGCTGAACGTGACCACTGCCAGCGTGACGGATGACGGCAGCAGAGAAATCCGCTGCTCGCGCGGCGTCAGGCTGATTGCCGATGCGCCGCTGGTGGAGGTGGCAGATAATGATTTTGCCGCCATCGTGCTGCCCGGCGGCCTGAAAGGTGCTGAAGCCTTCCGCGACAGCCCGCTACTGGTTGAAACGGTGCGCCAGTTCCATCTCTCAGGCCGTATTGTTGCCGCGATTTGTGCCGCCGCCGGCACGGTGCTGATCCCCCATAACCTGTTCCCGATCGGCAATATGACCGGTTTTCCGGGTCTGAGAGAGACCATTCCGGATGAGAAGTGGATGGATAAACGGGTGGTGTGGGATCCGCGCGTCAATCTCCTGACCAGCCAGGCACCGGGCACCTCTATCGACTTCGCGCTGAAGTTAATCGACCTGATTTTGGGCCGGGATAAAGCCCATGAAGTGGCGAAACAGCTGGTGGTCGCTGCCGGAATTTATGATTACCGCGAGTGGATTGAATAG
- the panE gene encoding 2-dehydropantoate 2-reductase has protein sequence MKITVLGCGALGQIWLAALDAQGHDVQGWLRVPQPYCSVNVIDLNGTTINKTCIANDPKFLAESDLLLVTLKAWQVSEAVKNLQFILRDDCPILLLHNGMGTLDELKALHQPLLRGITTHAAKRDGTVIVHVAAGITHIGPTSADAAALSDLAEVLQQALPDVAWHNNVASAAWQKLAVNCVINPLTVQYDCTNGELLNHLDEVSALCNEVAMVMEREGQHTSREGLLDYVLDVINSTAANTSSMLQDIRAERRTEIDYITGYVIRRARAQGLATPENSRLYELIKRKEQDYERERIGTGLPGTWQ, from the coding sequence ATGAAGATTACCGTACTGGGATGCGGTGCATTAGGGCAAATCTGGTTAGCTGCCCTCGACGCTCAGGGACATGATGTACAGGGCTGGCTGCGGGTGCCGCAGCCCTACTGCTCCGTCAACGTCATCGATCTGAATGGCACGACGATCAATAAGACATGCATAGCCAACGATCCAAAGTTCCTCGCGGAAAGCGACCTGCTGCTCGTCACCCTCAAAGCCTGGCAGGTTTCCGAGGCGGTGAAGAATTTGCAGTTTATCCTGCGCGATGACTGCCCGATCCTGCTGCTGCATAACGGCATGGGGACGCTGGATGAACTGAAAGCCCTGCATCAGCCGCTACTGCGAGGTATCACCACGCATGCGGCGAAACGCGACGGTACGGTGATCGTCCACGTGGCGGCCGGCATCACCCACATCGGCCCAACCTCTGCCGATGCGGCGGCACTCAGCGATCTGGCAGAGGTGTTGCAGCAGGCGCTGCCGGATGTGGCCTGGCACAATAATGTGGCCTCCGCCGCATGGCAAAAACTCGCTGTTAATTGCGTGATTAACCCGCTGACCGTGCAGTACGACTGCACCAATGGTGAACTGCTTAATCATCTGGATGAAGTCTCGGCGCTGTGCAATGAAGTGGCGATGGTGATGGAACGCGAAGGCCAGCATACCTCGCGTGAAGGGCTGCTCGACTATGTGCTGGACGTGATCAACTCCACCGCCGCCAATACCTCTTCCATGCTGCAGGACATCCGCGCCGAACGTCGCACAGAAATAGATTACATTACCGGCTACGTCATCCGACGAGCGCGGGCACAAGGCCTGGCAACACCTGAAAATAGCCGACTTTATGAATTGATTAAGCGAAAGGAACAAGATTATGAGCGAGAACGCATCGGTACTGGTTTGCCTGGCACCTGGCAGTGA
- the dxs gene encoding 1-deoxy-D-xylulose-5-phosphate synthase has translation MSFDTAKYPTLALASTVQELRSLPKESLPRLCDELRQYLLDSVSRSSGHFASGLGVVELTVALHYVYNTPFDHLVWDVGHQAYPHKILTGRRDRIGTIRQKNGLHPFPWRDESEFDVLNVGHSSTSISAGLGMAVAAEKEGKNRRTACVIGDGALTAGMAFEAMNHAGDIKTDMLVVLNDNEMSISENVGALNNRLAQILSGKTYSRLREGGKKVLGSLPPIKELVKRTEEHLKGMVVPGTLFEELGFNYIGPVDGHDVLALVQTLKNMRELKGPQFLHIMTKKGKGYAPAEKDPISWHAVPKFDPASGLLPKAAEGLPSYSKVFGQWLSETAADDSKLMAVTPAMREGSGMVSFSRDYPGQYFDVAIAEQHAVTFAAGLAIGGYKPVVAIYSTFLQRAYDQLIHDVAIQKLPVLFAIDRGGIVGADGQTHQGAFDISFLRCIPNMVIMTPSDENECRQMLYTGYHYSQGPSAVRYPRGTGTGAELKPLASLQLGKGLVKREGEKLAILNFGTLLPEAAAVAEKLNATLVDMRFVKPLDDALIIELAASHEALITLEEGAIKGGAGSGVIELLMARRLLVPVLTVGLPDEFIPQGTQDEIRHDYLLDAEGIEQQITDWLAQ, from the coding sequence ATGAGTTTTGATACTGCAAAATATCCGACGCTGGCGTTGGCCAGCACGGTACAAGAATTACGATCGCTCCCCAAAGAGAGCCTGCCAAGACTTTGTGATGAGCTACGTCAGTATTTACTCGACAGCGTAAGCCGCTCCAGCGGCCACTTTGCCTCTGGTCTTGGCGTGGTGGAACTGACCGTCGCGCTGCATTACGTTTACAACACGCCTTTTGATCATCTGGTGTGGGATGTCGGCCATCAGGCCTACCCGCATAAAATCCTCACCGGACGACGCGATCGTATTGGCACCATTCGCCAGAAAAATGGGCTGCACCCGTTCCCGTGGCGCGATGAAAGCGAGTTTGATGTGCTGAACGTTGGGCACTCCTCGACGTCGATCAGCGCCGGGTTGGGTATGGCTGTCGCGGCAGAGAAAGAAGGCAAAAACCGCCGCACGGCATGCGTGATTGGCGATGGTGCGCTGACGGCGGGGATGGCGTTTGAAGCCATGAACCATGCGGGCGACATCAAAACCGATATGCTGGTGGTGCTGAATGACAACGAAATGTCGATTTCAGAAAACGTCGGCGCGCTGAACAATCGTCTGGCGCAAATCCTGTCCGGCAAAACCTATTCACGCCTGCGTGAAGGGGGCAAAAAAGTGCTGGGCAGCCTGCCGCCAATCAAAGAGTTGGTGAAGCGTACGGAAGAGCACCTGAAAGGGATGGTCGTGCCGGGCACCCTGTTTGAAGAGCTGGGCTTTAACTACATCGGCCCGGTCGACGGTCACGACGTGCTGGCACTGGTGCAAACGCTGAAGAATATGCGCGAGCTGAAAGGCCCGCAGTTCCTGCATATCATGACTAAAAAGGGCAAAGGCTACGCCCCGGCAGAAAAGGATCCGATCTCCTGGCATGCGGTGCCTAAGTTCGATCCTGCCAGCGGCCTGCTGCCAAAAGCGGCTGAAGGGCTGCCAAGCTACTCTAAAGTCTTCGGGCAGTGGCTGAGCGAAACCGCCGCCGATGACAGCAAGCTGATGGCGGTCACGCCAGCCATGCGTGAAGGGTCTGGCATGGTCAGCTTCTCACGCGATTATCCTGGCCAGTATTTCGATGTGGCCATCGCTGAGCAGCACGCGGTGACCTTTGCTGCCGGTCTGGCGATCGGGGGTTATAAGCCGGTGGTGGCGATTTACTCCACCTTCCTGCAACGCGCCTACGATCAGCTGATCCATGACGTGGCGATCCAGAAGCTGCCGGTGCTGTTCGCCATCGACCGTGGCGGTATTGTCGGTGCTGACGGACAGACCCATCAGGGCGCATTTGATATCTCGTTCCTGCGCTGCATCCCGAATATGGTGATCATGACGCCAAGCGATGAAAACGAATGCCGTCAGATGCTGTACACCGGCTACCACTATTCGCAGGGGCCAAGCGCGGTACGTTATCCACGCGGCACCGGAACCGGCGCAGAACTGAAGCCGCTTGCCTCGCTGCAACTGGGTAAAGGCCTGGTCAAACGCGAAGGCGAGAAGCTGGCGATCCTCAATTTCGGCACCCTGTTGCCAGAAGCGGCAGCGGTTGCTGAAAAGCTGAATGCCACGCTGGTCGATATGCGATTTGTGAAACCACTGGATGACGCGCTGATTATTGAGCTGGCTGCCAGCCATGAAGCGCTGATTACGCTGGAGGAAGGCGCGATCAAAGGTGGCGCAGGCAGTGGTGTAATTGAACTGCTGATGGCCAGGCGCCTGCTGGTCCCGGTTCTGACCGTCGGGCTGCCTGATGAGTTTATCCCGCAGGGCACCCAGGATGAGATCCGCCATGACTATCTGCTTGATGCAGAAGGCATTGAGCAGCAAATCACCGACTGGCTCGCGCAGTAA
- the ispA gene encoding (2E,6E)-farnesyl diphosphate synthase — MDFSDLLTAHHTRVNQALQRFIAPLPFQNSPLVNAMEYGALLGGKRLRPFLVYATGEMLGADDAALDAPAAAVECIHAYSLIHDDLPAMDDDSLRRGQPTCHIKFGEDTAILAGDALQTLAFSILADTPMPGVSAEYRVAMLSELAQASGVAGMCGGQALDLAAEGQQVDLAALEQIHRHKTGALIRSAVRLGALAAGERGRAALPALDRYANAIGLAFQVQDDILDVVGDTAIIGKRQGADQHLGKSTYPALMGLDGARAKAWDLYQESLSALETLAAHSFTTTSLQALASYIIERNK, encoded by the coding sequence ATGGATTTTAGCGATTTACTGACCGCGCACCACACGCGTGTGAATCAGGCTTTACAGCGTTTTATCGCGCCACTGCCGTTTCAGAATTCCCCGCTGGTTAATGCCATGGAATATGGGGCATTATTGGGGGGTAAACGTTTACGTCCTTTTCTGGTGTACGCCACCGGAGAAATGCTCGGCGCGGACGATGCCGCGCTGGATGCGCCCGCGGCAGCCGTTGAATGCATTCATGCCTATTCATTGATCCATGACGATCTGCCGGCGATGGATGATGACAGCTTGCGCCGTGGCCAACCGACCTGCCACATTAAGTTTGGCGAGGATACGGCGATCCTGGCCGGCGATGCTCTGCAAACGCTGGCCTTTTCAATTCTGGCCGATACACCGATGCCAGGCGTGAGCGCAGAATACCGCGTGGCGATGCTTTCAGAACTGGCTCAGGCCAGTGGCGTGGCAGGGATGTGCGGCGGACAGGCGCTGGATCTGGCTGCCGAAGGCCAGCAGGTTGATCTGGCCGCACTGGAGCAAATTCACCGCCATAAAACCGGGGCGTTAATTCGCTCCGCCGTTCGTCTGGGCGCTTTAGCCGCCGGAGAACGTGGGCGCGCTGCCCTGCCCGCACTCGATCGTTATGCCAATGCGATTGGTCTGGCGTTCCAGGTGCAGGACGACATTTTAGATGTGGTGGGTGATACCGCCATTATCGGCAAACGGCAGGGAGCCGATCAGCATTTAGGCAAAAGTACCTACCCGGCCCTGATGGGACTCGACGGCGCACGGGCCAAAGCGTGGGACCTCTATCAGGAGTCACTCAGCGCATTAGAAACACTTGCCGCGCACTCTTTTACTACAACGTCATTACAAGCGCTGGCAAGTTACATAATTGAACGCAATAAATAA
- a CDS encoding cytochrome o ubiquinol oxidase subunit IV: MSHSTNEHGASHGSVKSYMIGFILSIILTAIPFWMVMDGGASKATILGVVIVCAIVQVLVHLVYFLHLNTSSEERWNLVAIVFSAIIILIVVVGSLWIMWNLNYNMMAN, from the coding sequence ATGAGTCATTCTACGAACGAACATGGTGCCTCACACGGTAGCGTGAAGTCTTATATGATCGGCTTTATTCTGTCGATCATTCTGACGGCAATCCCTTTCTGGATGGTGATGGACGGCGGCGCTTCAAAAGCGACCATCCTGGGTGTGGTGATTGTGTGTGCGATTGTCCAGGTGCTGGTGCATCTGGTCTACTTCCTGCACTTAAACACTTCCTCTGAAGAAAGATGGAACCTGGTGGCAATTGTGTTCTCTGCAATTATCATCTTGATAGTAGTTGTTGGCTCGCTGTGGATCATGTGGAACCTCAACTACAACATGATGGCCAACTAA